The window CTACTACCTTCTGCCTGATCTGAGGACACACCTTAGTTAGCTACATCAACTTACCATTGTGTTATGGCTTTATATTCTTACGTATATTCCACCACAAAACAGAGTCACTCAGAGCCAGATGTATTTTCACCTTTAGAGCCTAGTGTTTGTTACaggatatacatatgtgtttactttaaaatgaaatttgaaatcaCAAAAGTAGGGTTAGAAACCAGGCAGTGAAAATGTTTGGAATACTCTTTCTCAATTTCCTTCACCACTTTCATACTCTGTACCACTCTTCCCAAATAGTTCATTAAATTATTCATTACTTCTTTAAAGTTTCTTGGagattttttaagtttaaaaaaaaagtaatgtgccaagcagtggtggcacacgcctttaatccctgcacttggtaggcagaggcaggaggatttcagagttcgagaccagcctgtctacagagtgagttccaggacagccagggctacacagagaaacccggtctcaaaNNNNNNNNNNNNNNNNNNNNNNNNNNNNNNNNNNNNNNNNNNNNNNNNNNNaagaaagaaagaaagaaagaaagaaagaaagaaagaaagaaaagaaagaaagaaagaaaagaaaagaaaaaaagaaagaaaaggaaaaaaaagaaagaaaagaaagaaagaagaaaagaaaagaaaagaaaagaaaagaaaaagtgaattcAAAACGCCGGTAACTATAAACAACCTGGTCCTCTATGGTGGGTGTGGTGCCCAGGGGTAGAGCAAACCTGTGTGGTGTTACACTCAGTGTAAAACTAGCACTGAAGCATAGCCAGAGTTTTAAGCATGCCACCTACAGCTCTTGGTCCCATAGACATCACCCTAGAGGCAGGCAAGCCACCAGACCAGAGCATGCGCGCTGCGCTCTCCCGGCTTGTGACAGTGAAGTCCGGCTGCCAAGTCAGCCTTAGATCCCTGTCGGTCTTCGCCCCTTCGGTCCACTAGGACCGCCGCCCAGAGACAATCCTGCGAGGGAAGGCGGGTGCCGCCCCGGGCAGACTGGAGTGAGGGAACGTCCTCCGCGGCCGCCCAGACACCCTTGCACCGCTGAACTCGGCAGCACCGGGTGAAATGAGACCGGAGCTCTGGCCGTTCCGACCTAGGGACCACAGCCCTACGCCCGTGCTAAAAGCAAGCGTTCCCGCCCGCCCCACCTCGAGCCCCACGCCGCCTCCGGCGCCAGGCGGGCTTCGCGCTTCCTGCGAGTTCCCGTAGTCCCGCTGGGTCTCGCGAGACTGAGGCAGCTCGGCGCCGCGAGCGCTTCCGGGAGGTTAGCGCGTCGGGGCGGCTTTTCCCTGTCTTGCGGCAGCGCGGGCTCGGGCGCTGGACCCCGGCGGGCTCGCCATGGACCGCGACTTGCTGCGGCAGTCGCTGGGCTGTCACGGCCCGGCGCTGCTGTCGCTGCTGCGCAACGAGCAGCAAGACAACCCGCACTTCCGGAGCCTGCTGGGCACGGCGGCCGAGCCAGCCCGCGGCGCGGCGCCGCCTCCGGGAGCCGGCAGGTATGGGGGCCGTAACCCGGGACGGGGCGCGGGGTGGACTGGAAAGCCGGAGCCCCGCGGTGTGTGGCCAGGCACCGGCTCCTGGCCAAACGGCCCGGTGGCGCCTTCCGAGCCGCCGCCGCCAGAGCTTCCCTGCTCCCATTCTCAGGTAGCACGTCCAGAGAGAGTGGGCTTAAAACTTCTTCCggaactcagtgggtaaagtcactTGCCTTCAGAGCATCCTGACCTGACTGATTTCCCAGGATTCACGAGGGTAGGGGAGAACGAATCCCAGCGTTGTCCTGTGATTCCCGAGTTGCGCACAGTGGCATATAGACGCCACGTATctgcactaaataaataaaatgaaaagctaaaataaataaaacttaccCCAGAGACACTGAGCAGGGTTGGATGAGGAACCGCCGTACACGAGTTTGGATGTATGAGAGCTTtgctcttaaaaaaatatatgtgtgtctgtgtgtgtgtatgtgtgtgtataacatatataaagtcacttttcttttaaggaaagagaagagagttgACAacattgaaatacaaaaattcaTCTCTAAAAAAGCGGATCTGCTCTTTGCCGTGTCTTGGAAATCAGATGCTTCTCCACCCTCTGAAGTTCATGATGACAATGACAGTAAGTTTAGTCTGAAGATTTATTGGTTGGTTTAAAGCAGTATATCAAAAGAGAAGGAAGTCAAAATTATCGTggtgatttgatttgatttgattccagATCTTTATGCCGTCATGCCACCTTTAGAGCAGTTCATGGAGATCCCGAGCATGGACCGGAGAGAGCTGTTCTTCCGAGATATTGAACGTGGTGATATAGTGATTGGAAGAATTAGCTCTATTCGAGAATTTGGTTTTTTCATGGTGTTGATCTGTTTAGGAAGTGGCATCATGAGAGATATATCTCACTTAGAAATCACAGTAAGTCACTCTACAGTCATCCCATGCAAAAATTATGTGCTTATCCAATTCTATTTAAATTTACCTGGTAGGATAGTTGGGGGGAGGGTCGTTAAATAtaagctgaagaaaaaaaaaatgcagttgttCTTATTAAAAGTCTTAAAGAGCTGGACAttggtaatgcatgcctttaaccctaatactcaggaggcagagatgggctgAACTTttggttccaggccagcctgacctcTTTAGAGTGTTCCATTTCCTCCATTTGGGGTGTTTGAGGGTTTGGAGGACTCTGGTTGCAGGCCAGTGTCCTTTTCTTACATCATAGAGATCTATTAGTGGTTATGATGATGTTCATTGCTGTCCTGAACAGAATATTGTGGTTAAACATATGCTTAATAATTGGGCATTAGATGCTCATATAGAAGTAATTTAGCAAAACCTTCCTAtcacatatctataataaacatAGAACATTCTCTCACTGTAATAAGATACTTGCCTCCGTTTGGAATGCTTCACTTTAACACTGTTGATGTTGGCTCTCTCTCTCACCATGTGAAGAAATGAAATACATAACAGGAGAATGCACACCTCATTTAACAAATGTTAATATCTTTTGTATCTTTATTTGATTCTTAAAGCTAGAAAACAAGTTTTATTGTAGTTGGACACAAATTGTaacaaaaaatcttaaatttaagtCGGTTAACAGTTGTTTAAGGCCATCAAAAAGAATGAAAGTATGGCATCTGTGGTGAATGGATGGCCTGAAAGTCCCTGTCTCTGATGAAATAaggcaaacacagacagacagatatcatATGTTCACATTGTGTATACTGAAAAAGGCAGTAGACTAGTGTGGCCAGAGTCAGAAAGGGGTGAGAGGACTGAAGGGAGGTAGATAACTGACATCAAAGACAGCTAGATTAGAATCGAGGTGTTCTGGAGCACAAGAGGGTGGCTGGTCTACAACTAGAAAAGAATCTGAAGACTGAACCCAAAGAAATGTTGTCTATTACTAATTATACCAATGGGAtagttgtatatgtgtattgatTTGCCACCCTGTAAACACTATATAATTATATCctgtaaatatgtataattatgggttatttaaaaagaaaatagtgttAGATTTTAGACTTGTTAATGTTAATGTGCagcattactattcataacaaaTAACTAAGATAAGAGATACTGTTCTTGCCAAAGAGTAAAACGTGTGGTATTTTCAAATACTTCTCATTGCAGGCTCTTTGTCCATTAAGAGATGTGCCTTCTCACAGTAACCATGGAGATCCTTTATCATATTACCAAACTGGTGACATAATTCGAGGTGATCAGCTTCAACATactaattaaaaatttcaaattaatgtTGAAAATGTAGTTTAATGAAGGTAGGGtttgaaaagtttatttttgttgtcacttttttgtttgatccttttttcttcttgaaagcTGGAATCAAGGATATTGACCGATACCATGAAAAACTtgcagtttctctgtatagctcatcTCTTCCTCCACACATGTCTGGCATTAAACTAGGTGTGATTACTTCTGAAGAGCTTCCTTTGTACTACAGGTATTTATCTCTTATCTATTTCTAACAAATTAGAactataattacattttataacCTTTAAATTACTTTAGGCTTGGTAGAAGGAATTATATCATAATAGTGCACAACTTTTGTACAAAAGTGGTATTAGTATTTAACCCTCCTGTAGTCACGTTTATAGGAAAGTCGGGTGTACTCGTTACTGtttgtgtttctgatttttttttttttttttttaacaaaggagGAGTGTTGAACTAAATAGTAATTCTTTGGAGTCCTATGAAAATATCATGCAGAGTTCTCTGGGATTTGTTAATCCAGGAGTAGTTGAATTCCTTCTAGAGAAACTAGGAATACATGAATCTCATCCACCATCCTTAATGAGAGGCCTACAAAGGTAAAAGTAGATCTGCATTCTCTTAGCTGATAAAGGTGGTGAGGGGAGTGGATTAGCTCTGAAGCTGTATAGCTGAAGAACACATTGACCATAGCAATAGGAATATACTGAAGGCTGAGTGAAATGAGCCTATCTCCTCCTGGTCTGGATGCTAAGCAATGATAGGAATACGCCATTTGACCTAAGAAGAGAAGGATACAGAAAACTTTATGTATATGCTTAAGAAAAATACCGTTTAACAGTAATATTCCTTTTTGATAGTTTAAAATGACTTGGCTGTATAGATGTAATATGAATTTCCTGCTTGATATTCACCATTTCACTGTTGTGTCTACCAGAGTCAGGATGAAGTGTACTTGTAAAGTGTTTACATTTTTGACTCTCATTTTCTTTATAGCAAAAATTTCTCTGAAGATGATTTTGCTTCAGCATTAAGAAAGAAACAGTCGGCATCTTGGGCTTTAAAATGGTATGGagcgcaaaaaaaaaaaaaaaaaaaatggtatggaGCTTGCTCTGCCTAACAGTGGCAGTTGTCTAGTATGTAACTCAGGGACGAATTCTCATCATAATTAAGACTAGAATGTGTTTACAAGTGAATGAATATTTTTGACATTACTCATAAAGGTATTGGTCTTACATTAGAATCTTAGTAGACAAattttgttcagaattgttttcaaGAAAGAATTCGTGTTTTGGTATCTGAGTTTTATAAATGTTTGCCATGAAAATCTGTAAAAGCAgtgtgctttttaaatatattgaaattaatttaaaaactaaatacttGCCCAATTTAAATGCCTTTTCATTTAGTAATGATTTATACTAACATTTTATTTAGATACTTCGTAAATATCTGTGATATTTCACAAATGTGTTTTCAGTGTGAAGATTGGAGTCGATTATTTTAAGGTGGGGCGACACGTGGATGCTATGAACGAATACAATAAAGCTCTGGaaatagacaaacaaaatgtGGAAGCTCTGGTAGCTCGTGGAGCATTGTAAGTGAATTGTGAGCTTTAAGGGGATGTTTTGAAGAATGAAAAATGTGTAAATGAGTCACAAGATtaaatttttctacttttgtttaaTGTCTCTAGATATGCAACAAAAGGAAGTCTAAACAAAGCAATAGAAGATTTTGAGCTCGCATTAGAAAACTGCCCAACTCACAGGAATGCAAGGAAATATCTCTGCCAGACACTTGTAGAAAGGGGAGGGCAGTAAGTATGGAGTTTCATTTAATAGTAAAAGTCTGATATGCCGCCAATTCCTGCGATACCCTGAGGGTTTTATAAAAGAATAGCTAGCTTTTTACCATATGCAGTTTCAGAACTCTTTCAGTTTTGGGTGTCAGGGTTTTGTCCCTTATTCTTGTCTTATTattgaatgcacacacatgtgtacacatgtatgtctgtgtctttgtgactGGGGGTATTTTAGTGTCTCAGGGTTAATTGctcagaatatatatttttcGTATAAAGTGCAATAGAGTAAGTTATACGTTCTGTTTCAGAATATATATCAAAAGGTTTTACTCTAGTAaaggatttaatttttaaatcattttattgtaATAGTATATAATGTTCTAAATATGAATTGAGTGATTTCTAGTAAATTATGATTAAGATTCTGCAGGTACATTCAACTTATAGCCATTCTTGCTTGGATGAGCATTGTACCTAAGCATTTGTGGGATGAAAATACCCACAAATTACTaattaatgaaattttaattagtgACTGGAGAATTGATTGTTAGCAAGTAAATAACTAGTACCATTGAAATGAGGTCATCTTAATCCTGGTATATTCATCTTTTAACTGAGAGAATGCTACATTAACCAGTTATCCAACCACAAGTATTGGTAGTGATTTTGTTTGTCCCTTGGCTCCCCACATCCAGTCTACTAACACAAAAGTAATCCCATTTATTTTGtagtaataatttttttccttctgttaagTAGCAGTACTTGATAAAGTCCTTTGACTGCCCTATATACAAACTTCCTTGCTTTATGTGGACCtgcctggcttggaacttacCTTTAGACCAGATTAGCCTAAAATCATAGTAATGTTCTCTTCCTTcaccctccaagtgctgggatagtagatgtatgccaccacacccgcccaaatattctatttttgatttttcacAGTTTAGACTTGTAGATTATGTGATAATAGTGATTGTAGGTTATGACATTATATTATAGGGTTAcaactatgtatatatgtgttttagtATTTCCAAAGAATTTTAATAGATTTACAGTAGAAATTTTTccatagaaaataaaacttcacAAACTacctttaaaaagcaattttatgTAACTCTGTTATAATGAGAAAGACCATACTAAATTTTCAGACAGCAGGttatgtgttttcctttatttctaggGAACAATACCAGTACCATTTAGGTACTAGTAATGGATTTTCATTTAAGTGGTCTTTTTACTAAGTAAGCATGAATGggtaattagaaaataatttgctAAGCATTACTTGCCTCTGATAAGTTCTGTCATAAATGTCTGATGATTTCTCTATGTATTTGgataaatttgtttttacaaaatgCTTAATATTCCTAACTAAggttagaagaagaagaaaagtttttaaatgcTGAAAGTTACTATAAGAAAGCGCTGTCTTTGGATGAGACTTTTAAGGATGCAGAGGATGCTTTGCAGAAGCTTCATAAATATATGCAGGTgattctttatttcctctttgaaaCTTAAtggtatttaaaattaaatatcgTTCTCTTTTAGGAAAAACTAGGTAGCGTAGGTGAAGTATTATGAAAATGAATAGCTTGTCCTAATTAGGTTTGCATATTATTATAGTACCACtgcttttttgtttattcaaaagtaaaaatagcCACATACGAAAATGCCTATGCCTAAATTCAGTATGTGATATTGTTCTCCTTTGTAGAGAGCTTACCTGATGGTTATAAGAGTATTGCTGGTGTAATTGAGCTAATATGCAGACCTTTGTAGACATTTTTACTTGTCCCTTCCTGTAATACTGATGATGATGTTTTCTCATGCATTTTCTTCTGAATTGGACCATTGCTGCTGTGTCTGTGACATCTGGTGCTGCTCATCCCCATCCACAAACTGGAAAATGATTTCTTATGTAATCATGCATCCAACTGGGCTGTGCTATTTTTGAAATGGTTTGTATTTGAACATGGTGATTTTCCCCTCAATTCACCTCTGTGGAATGtccttatttaaattttatttgtaaaatttgtgTCCTatttacattttccaattttcaaaaaataactttttatcttttttttgaaTCTTACTTGCATTCTGGGTCACTGGTACTACTGCAATGGCTTCCCTGTTTTTCTTGGGATACCAACTGCAATATGGTCCTCAATATTGTTCTGGCCATTCAAATGATTAATGCCAAATATgtgtcattcatttttttatttggaaaaatataaCTTGTTTAACACTGGCTATATGGTGATTTGGTTGTCCTAAATTGGGTTTCTGGTCGGGGGTGgtttttaaatactgttttttGCATattctgctatttttatttttaacgtGTGGTTTTTTCCGATatctgggttctaaaagaaatcTTTGGAATTAAGAGAAAAACAagctgaaaaggaagaaaagcagaaaacaaagaaaatagaaacaagtgCAGAAAAGTTGCGTAAGCTcttaaaagaggagaaaaggtaAACTATAAtattcactatttttttaaaacttaaagcaaCAGAATTGAACCCAAAGTGCCATATGGAGGTCCAGTAAGTAAAAAAGTATCCCAAGTGATAATTCTTAGCAAGCATAGTTCCACATGTTAGGAAATTAAGCAAAGTAAAATCTAAGGCTAGAATTCTTTTttacaaattatattaaaatgtaagttACTTTAACTTTCTGGGAGATAGGCTTTTAAAAGAGGAGCTGTGGTTCTTAGATACTGGTGGAAAGGTACTCTAGCATCTAGTGTGTAGAGGACATAGGATCCTTTGTATCAACATCCTACAGTGCACAGGACAGTCTACTCTTCCCTTCACTAAAAAACTGGCCCCAAAATGTTAATAATTCAGAAAGGGAACATGAAGAATCTAGGGATAGGTACTAGAAAGCTTAGGCTGCTTCTTCACTGTTCAGGTGGGCATAAACAATGCTAGAAAGGTTACTGTATCTTTTACAAGTCCTGCATTTGCTTATAAGGACACCTTTCTTCATATATGTTCTCAAAAATCATGCTTCATAGTAAAACTTGATGAAGTTATTATGTCTGAGTGATAGCTTATTTACAACATCTTCAAGTGATACAAACTAAGGTAAAATCTTGAAGAATATTTGACTAATGTTCTTGTACTTTACATGTCTGATGAGCCAACTAATTTTTTTAAggctaaagaagaaaagaagaaaatcatcatcttcctcttcaaGTGTTTCTTCTGCTGATGAATCCGTTTCTTCTTCcacatcttcttcctcttctagccATAAACGGCataagaaaaataagaggaaTCGTTCAGAGTCTTCTCGCAGTTCAAAGAGGCACTGGTCTAGGACATCTTCAGGCCACACGGATCAAAGTAGGAAAGATGATTGCTACCCAGTTCCAACTAACACTTCAGCATCTTTCCTTAATCAGAAGCAAGAAGTGGAGAAACTGCTGGAAAAGCAGGATAGGTTACAGTGTCCAAATGCAcaggtaaaagagaaagagagaggtctTCTCACATCTTCAGTTGAAGTACAAGATGATTTGGGAGGTAGGTCAGATTTTTGCAATAGCTATAAAACCCAGGCAGGTAGTAGCAAAACCGAAAAGCCATATAAATCAGAAAGACATTTCTCCAGTAGGAGAAATTCCTCAGATTCCTTCTCTAGAAATTCAGAGGACAAGATGAAAGCATCTAGTTACCGAAGATTTGAAAAGGacacagagggaagaaaagatcACTCTAGGAGGTGGGAGCCAAGTTCTGTGAAGTGCTCTACCTCACCAGCAAGTTCAGACTACTCTTGGAAgtcactggaaaaacaaaaaaaatatatgtactcTGGATCACGGGATGTCAGTAAACATGAGCAAAGATACCAGTTAAACACAAATCAGGGAGAGCGTGCGCATGAAAAGGAGGACCCCTGTGGGGAGGGTAACAAAACTCAGGCTCCAGAGGAAATGCTAAATAGCAAAGAGCAGCCAGAAagcagagttaaaaaaaatttacctCAAAATTTGCTCAATATATTTAATCAGATAGctgaatttgagaaagaaaaaggaaataagccAAAAAAATGATCTGCTAAggaaattttcattaattttcagaAGTTTTGGGATTCTTTAGTCCTAACAAATAGTTCTAAGTCTAAAGTTATTTGTAACAAATCACAAAAGGCTATTTTGTTCTCGGTGTCAGCCCCTTTGTCAGTCAGTGTTGTGGGCATGTGTGGTACAGCTTTTCACTGACACTTCAGACTTTGTCACCTAAAGACCTTTTCTGAGCACTCTGTTTCTTCACTGTAATGTGGGTTGTGAGAATCCTTCTTTGGGTCCATCCTAATTCACTGTTAGAGAAAAATATATCTGCATTGAACATTTGGATTGTTTTATCAAAAAatactttattctgtttttttgttaaAAGCCCTTattctttgggggtggggtagaatATATGGTTGAATGTTTCTTAGATATTATTTTCAATCATTTGTTTGCAGTATTAAAATTTTTGTACCATATCATTTTTAAGTGATAAATTATGACTTAATGTCTAAGGCTTGATGCAGATGGTTTGTGAACACTGTTTTCTTCCCAGCTTAACAAAATACCTTAAGAATAAGACCATGAAAGTTGGTTAATCAGAGCCTGTTTTATTTCTccaatattatttttacttaatggTTATAGTCataagaaaatctttaattttaaacattgacCTAACTCTTTGAGAATTCTATATCAAACTAGATGAGACTAGAAAATAACTTAGTAAAAAATAGCAGCAGAGAAGCACCTTATAAATCTGGTTTTCTTCTACGGTAGGCATGTTTCTGAGTAGCAGAGGGTGATTTGCagctttagttttcttcttaccTGTCCCTTTCCTCCTTTATTGATGCCCCTCACTGAATCCTAGTGAAAAACCCAGAGTAAATCCCAGGCCTCTGAgctagctcagtaggtaaaagtacCAGCCACgcctgagaacctgagtccaATCCCAAGAGCCCATGGTGTAGGGAGAGAACTAGCTCCCAAAGCTTGTCCTCTGACAGACAGatacgcacacacaccacacacacacacacacacacagtaccataTGTGGACATCTAAGGAAGAAATATTCAGCTTTCAAAGAACCTCTCAGAATCACTAGAAATTGAATAGTAGACTCTTGGCAGTATTTGTAAGTATCATAGCTATTGCATTTATGATGCTCTTAAATTAGGATTCTAGAAAGTATAAATAGCAATATGCTTTTAATCTCTTATTGGTCATTAGATGGGATCCATCCTCAAACATGCATGAGGGAGTGGCAGAAATAGAAGAGACGCATTACATGTTTGTTACTACCAGTAAAATACTAAAGCTTTAATACTGATACATGGTATTTGTGTGTAAATACCAAATTATAGTGATGGAAAACTACTGTAAAATGTAACATTCATTTTACAGTACTATACAGAAAAGAAACCTTGATTAAGAACAATAAATAATGGCAGCAGAAATTTCATAATCatttcacatttgtttttgtACCAAGGAactcattatcatcatcatcatcattatcattttgTGGACTGGGGCGAGGACATATGTGCCACATATGTGGACATTGGAGGACAATTTGAAGGAATTTCTTCTACCTTACAGGTCACTTGGCTCATTGGGCTTGACAGCAAGTACCTCTATCgactgagccattttgctagcCCAGCACCAAGGAACCCTTAAGAGTAGTCTATGTATTAATAGTGCCAGACTTATTTCTACATAGCTAGGGTTTGTTGTTAAAGGGTGAAAGCCAGCTCTCTGCACACACCTTGATCTTTGAGAATCCCTAGTACACCTTATAATCTTACTCATAGCACGTTACTTAACCCTTAGGATAGTTAGTGCCTTGTGGGGTAGGCTATCAGCCTTTGAAAATTACATCTTTCCTAGGACATACTAAGTTACGCAGACTGCATTAAGCATCCAGTTCCTTGGAATATTTGAGGagttttcacaggaaaaaaaattactggggATTTAAATTAATTCTCAGTTCTCtcttcagttatttattttacattac is drawn from Mastomys coucha isolate ucsf_1 unplaced genomic scaffold, UCSF_Mcou_1 pScaffold17, whole genome shotgun sequence and contains these coding sequences:
- the Ttc14 gene encoding tetratricopeptide repeat protein 14 isoform X2, coding for MDRDLLRQSLGCHGPALLSLLRNEQQDNPHFRSLLGTAAEPARGAAPPPGAGRKEKRVDNIEIQKFISKKADLLFAVSWKSDASPPSEVHDDNDNLYAVMPPLEQFMEIPSMDRRELFFRDIERGDIVIGRISSIREFGFFMVLICLGSGIMRDISHLEITALCPLRDVPSHSNHGDPLSYYQTGDIIRAGIKDIDRYHEKLAVSLYSSSLPPHMSGIKLGVITSEELPLYYRRSVELNSNSLESYENIMQSSLGFVNPGVVEFLLEKLGIHESHPPSLMRGLQSKNFSEDDFASALRKKQSASWALKCVKIGVDYFKVGRHVDAMNEYNKALEIDKQNVEALVARGALYATKGSLNKAIEDFELALENCPTHRNARKYLCQTLVERGGQLEEEEKFLNAESYYKKALSLDETFKDAEDALQKLHKYMQKKRRKSSSSSSSVSSADESVSSSTSSSSSSHKRHKKNKRNRSESSRSSKRHWSRTSSGHTDQSRKDDCYPVPTNTSASFLNQKQEVEKLLEKQDRLQCPNAQVKEKERGLLTSSVEVQDDLGGRSDFCNSYKTQAGSSKTEKPYKSERHFSSRRNSSDSFSRNSEDKMKASSYRRFEKDTEGRKDHSRRWEPSSVKCSTSPASSDYSWKSLEKQKKYMYSGSRDVSKHEQRYQLNTNQGERAHEKEDPCGEGNKTQAPEEMLNSKEQPESRVKKNLPQNLLNIFNQIAEFEKEKGNKPKK
- the Ttc14 gene encoding tetratricopeptide repeat protein 14 isoform X1, whose amino-acid sequence is MDRDLLRQSLGCHGPALLSLLRNEQQDNPHFRSLLGTAAEPARGAAPPPGAGRKEKRVDNIEIQKFISKKADLLFAVSWKSDASPPSEVHDDNDNLYAVMPPLEQFMEIPSMDRRELFFRDIERGDIVIGRISSIREFGFFMVLICLGSGIMRDISHLEITALCPLRDVPSHSNHGDPLSYYQTGDIIRAGIKDIDRYHEKLAVSLYSSSLPPHMSGIKLGVITSEELPLYYRRSVELNSNSLESYENIMQSSLGFVNPGVVEFLLEKLGIHESHPPSLMRGLQSKNFSEDDFASALRKKQSASWALKCVKIGVDYFKVGRHVDAMNEYNKALEIDKQNVEALVARGALYATKGSLNKAIEDFELALENCPTHRNARKYLCQTLVERGGQLEEEEKFLNAESYYKKALSLDETFKDAEDALQKLHKYMQKSLELREKQAEKEEKQKTKKIETSAEKLRKLLKEEKRLKKKRRKSSSSSSSVSSADESVSSSTSSSSSSHKRHKKNKRNRSESSRSSKRHWSRTSSGHTDQSRKDDCYPVPTNTSASFLNQKQEVEKLLEKQDRLQCPNAQVKEKERGLLTSSVEVQDDLGGRSDFCNSYKTQAGSSKTEKPYKSERHFSSRRNSSDSFSRNSEDKMKASSYRRFEKDTEGRKDHSRRWEPSSVKCSTSPASSDYSWKSLEKQKKYMYSGSRDVSKHEQRYQLNTNQGERAHEKEDPCGEGNKTQAPEEMLNSKEQPESRVKKNLPQNLLNIFNQIAEFEKEKGNKPKK